A DNA window from Schistocerca gregaria isolate iqSchGreg1 chromosome 2, iqSchGreg1.2, whole genome shotgun sequence contains the following coding sequences:
- the LOC126336723 gene encoding glutathione S-transferase 1-like → MAPPTLYGHPMSPPCRLVRLVAGIIGVDLKVVDLKDSGIDMKSPDMLKKIPQHTIPALEDDGLYLAESRAIVMYLISKYAKDDSLYPKDVNKRVLVDQRLFFDQDLYNRILNVARPKFYGEQKDPSSIDKVNDGLDTLNRMLDGKQWLAGDKITLADYAVANSLSVLEFVPESGIDPTKQPNIKEWLPRVESSHPKYVESLKELREGLKKMAQK, encoded by the exons ATGGCTCCCCCGACACTTTATGGCCATCCAATGAGTCCTCCATGTCGTCTGGTACGTCTGGTGGCTGGTATCATCGGAGTTGATCTGAAAGTAGTGGATTTAAAGGACTCTGGTATTGACATGAAATCGCCAGATATGTTAAAG AAAATTCCTCAACATACCATTCCTGCACTGGAAGACGACGGTCTgtatcttgctgaaag CCGTGCTATTGTCATGTACCTCATCTCAAAGTACGCGAAGGATGACTCTCTCTACCCGAAGGATGTAAACAAACGTGTTCTTGTCGATCAGAGGCTGTTTTTTGATCAAGATTTGTACAACAGAATTTTGAATGTTGCC CGGCCAAAATTTTATGGCGAACAGAAGGATCCCAGCAGCATCGATAAAGTAAACGACGGTCTGGATACTCTAAACAGAATGCTCGATGGCAAACAGTGGCTAGCTGGAGACAAGATCACACTTGCTGATTACGCGGTCGCCAATTCTTTGTCGGTATTAGAG TTTGTTCCAGAAAGTGGAATTGACCCTACGAAGCAGCCTAACATCAAGGAGTGGCTTCCACGTGTTGAAAGTTCTCACCCAAAATACGTAGAAAGCCTGAAAGAATTACGTGAGGGCCTTAAGAAAATGGCGCAGAAGTAA